The genomic DNA GTGCTATTAAAAAAATAAGTCACGAACGAATAAACTAGAACGATGAAAAAATATATAATCCCCATCATTTCCCTGATATTATTTGCATCAGTCTCCGGCTGTCAAAAATGGAAAGGTGAGCATACCGAAATTTACAGCTATACCCCGCCTGCAGCTAATCCGGTAAGCGACAAAGCCCCGCTATCTTGTGGCGGCGGCAGCACGGTTAGTGCAGTAAAAGGCACCATGCTTAGCGGCAAAACCTACTCTGTACAGGCTGGTTGCGACCTGGTTATTAATCCTTTAGATACCTTATTGATGCAACCCGGCGTAACATTAAATATGGGCGCTGGTAGCAGCTTGATTGTTTTGGGCACTTTGGTTAGCAATGGTTCAAAAAACCAGCCTAACTGGATTACCATTCCCGGGATAACCAAAAATGATGCTCCTGGTGGCATAGCCCCTACTGCTGATCCTGCTTATTCTGGCAAATGGAAAGGGATTATTGGCGGACCAACCTGTAACCTGATGGTACTAAGATGGACACATGTGGAATATGCCGGTTTAACTGAAGGAGACGCAACATCTAAGCTTGCCGGTGCGGGATCGGGCAATCAATACAGCATTTTGTTTGCCAATTACAAAGGAAGCTTTATTATGGAAGATTCATGGCTGTATGGCGGTGTAGATGATCCCATCCGTATATCGGCTGGTAAAGTGGCCATTTTCCGCTGTACCTTTGAAAAGAACGGAGCTATTGGTGGAGATTGTTTAAATGCCAAAGGAGGTACCGTTGGAACCATGGCTTATAACCTTTTTATGGGTACAGCAACAAATGGTCAAAAAGCATCCAACAAAGGGCAGGCTATCGGCGCGCCACAAACCAACCTGGTGATGTATAATAACACCTTTGTAAGCGGAGGATACAGACAACAACAAAGCGGTCGTGGTGGCTGTATCAATTATGAAGAAGGCGCTGCGGGCATGTATTACAACAACGTAGCTATCAACTGCCGGTTTGGATATCGTGTTGTAGGCAATCCGGTTGCCGATGTGGCACATCTTTCTTACGGCAATAACTATCAATGGGCCGATTCAGCGAGCGTGGCAAACCAGTTTTATCCTACCGGATACATCACCCAGCCACAAAGCACCGATATTCCATCCATTACTACCTCTGCAAATTATCTTCCTGCTAATTACCAGTTGGGATCAATTTATGATGGCCGCGATGTAGTTCAGAAAAATAATCCTGCATTTTTGAACTTTCCTTTACCCACAACAGGTCACGCGCTTTCACAATATAGCGCCGTTGGAAATTTCAATTTCCATTTACAGGCAAGCTCTCCTCTGATCGGAAAAGGGAACACCAGCATAAAGCCGCTGATCACGGTTCCTTTGGATAAAATTTATGGTCTTTCTGACGCAACTCCTCCAGGAGCAGATCTTGGCTGTTACCAACTAAACGGTACAGGTAACCAACACTAATTTCCATCACCAAAGAGCTAGCCGAATGTACGTTCGGCTAGCTCTTTATAATCCCATCATTAATGAAACTACTTATTAAAAGCGGCACCATATTACTGGTTTGCGCTTTGTTTATAACAACAACGGCCTTCGCTCAATCTGCTGATCTAAAGATCATATTTATACGTCATGCCGAAAAACCGGTAAAGGGTGATAACCTGACCTGCCAGGGAGTAAACAGATCATTAAAACTTCCGGCTGTTATTAATGCTAAATTTGGTGTCCCTGCTTATCTTTTCGTACCCGCTATGGGTTTGGGAGAAGCAACCAAACATTCCCGTATGTTTCAAACCATTATTCCTTTAGCGGCAAAATATAATCTTACGATTAACAGCAGCCGGCAGGAAAAGGATTCACTAGGAATGGCGGCAGATTTAAAAAGCAGAGCAGGAACAACCCTGGTGGTTTGGGAGCATAATAATATTGTACCTCTTGTAAGAGCATTAGGAATAAAAGAGGCCGGCCTGAAATGGCCCGATGACGATTATGACAGCATCTGGGTAGTAACGTTCAAAAACGGAAACGCCGCAATTACCTTTGATAAGGAAAATATACACCCTTCTTCCGATTGTAGTTTTTAACTTTTCTATCGCTGCTAAAGTATTGTTTGGGTTACTCTTATCAACTTTTATTAATAAAGATTTTGCGTATCCTCCTTTTTTCTTTTTTTGATCAAGATGGGTTGTGTATCTTTATATACCTTCCTAAGATCACGGCATATATTATCAGTCAATTATATCCTTAAAAACAGAAAAACATGTTAGAGAACCTACTTCAATTAGTGACACAAAATGCAGGAGATGCAATTACCAATAATCCCCAGATTCCGAACGAACATAATGAAGCCGCTGTGCAGGATGC from Mucilaginibacter inviolabilis includes the following:
- a CDS encoding histidine phosphatase family protein, producing the protein MKLLIKSGTILLVCALFITTTAFAQSADLKIIFIRHAEKPVKGDNLTCQGVNRSLKLPAVINAKFGVPAYLFVPAMGLGEATKHSRMFQTIIPLAAKYNLTINSSRQEKDSLGMAADLKSRAGTTLVVWEHNNIVPLVRALGIKEAGLKWPDDDYDSIWVVTFKNGNAAITFDKENIHPSSDCSF